The proteins below are encoded in one region of Thermosulfurimonas marina:
- the murB gene encoding UDP-N-acetylmuramate dehydrogenase, translated as MKALSRDLKKKGLKVRLEEPLWRYTTVRVGGPADLMAYPETLEEVLELWEFSRRQGLRIFWLSGGSKVLFADAGFRGVVVNLRGLKGVVELSSGHLGVMCGTPVAVLTAYGLKRGFSGTEFLAGVPATVGGAIMMNAGAFGEEFGDLVESVTMLTPEGLREYSGKDLFGYRTFRGPSGVVLSARLRLRPRDPEEVRARVRDFLARRRATQPLGRPSFGCAFKNPPEGPAAGELLEAAGLKGFRRGEAMISSKHANFILNLGRARAEDIRALMEEARERVQARFGVELEPEVRIVAET; from the coding sequence ATGAAGGCCCTCTCGCGCGACCTGAAAAAGAAAGGGCTTAAGGTCCGGCTGGAAGAGCCGCTTTGGCGGTATACCACGGTGCGGGTGGGAGGCCCGGCGGACCTTATGGCCTATCCCGAGACCCTAGAGGAAGTACTCGAACTCTGGGAGTTTTCCCGGCGCCAAGGCTTAAGGATCTTCTGGCTTTCCGGAGGGAGCAAGGTCCTCTTTGCGGATGCGGGTTTTCGAGGGGTGGTGGTCAATCTCCGGGGCCTCAAGGGGGTGGTGGAGCTTTCTTCCGGGCACTTGGGGGTCATGTGCGGGACCCCGGTGGCGGTGCTTACGGCCTACGGGCTTAAACGGGGTTTTTCCGGCACAGAGTTTCTGGCCGGGGTCCCGGCCACGGTAGGCGGGGCCATAATGATGAACGCCGGGGCCTTCGGAGAGGAGTTCGGGGACCTGGTGGAATCCGTGACCATGCTCACCCCGGAGGGCCTGCGGGAATATTCCGGGAAGGACCTTTTCGGCTACCGGACCTTTCGGGGGCCTTCGGGGGTGGTCCTTTCGGCCCGACTGAGGCTTCGGCCCCGGGACCCGGAGGAGGTGCGGGCCCGGGTGAGGGATTTTCTAGCCCGCCGCCGGGCTACCCAGCCCTTGGGGAGACCCTCTTTCGGTTGCGCCTTCAAGAACCCCCCGGAGGGCCCTGCGGCGGGAGAACTTCTGGAGGCGGCCGGTCTCAAGGGATTCCGTCGGGGAGAGGCCATGATCAGCTCCAAACACGCCAACTTCATCCTGAATCTGGGTCGGGCCCGGGCCGAGGACATCCGGGCCCTCATGGAGGAGGCCCGGGAGCGGGTGCAGGCCCGCTTCGGGGTGGAACTCGAGCCGGAGGTGAGGATCGTTGCCGAGACTTAA
- a CDS encoding UDP-N-acetylmuramoyl-L-alanyl-D-glutamate--2,6-diaminopimelate ligase has translation MRLEELLSGVEVAGLLGDPAVEITAVVDNSRRVRPGALFVARPGTREDGHRYLRQAVTSGAAAVVRMDRLDPDLPVPQVLVKDSVSSLARILSNFYGAPEKRLRLIGVTGTNGKSSVTWMLREALLRLGRPAGLIGTLLYDTGGRVERAQETTPGLPRLYALLAEMVRSGVSVAVLEVSSHALDQRRVTGLSFEGGVFTNLSRDHLDYHPHLEAYFQAKRRLFGEHLSPEGFAVVNVADPWGRRLAEELSGLRIFRVGEAFQAEILSRDQGLVLRVREPEGEFELQTRLFGDFQQENLLCAWAVLRGLGFSAREAAEALTEAKAPPGRLEPVAEARGARIFVDYAHTPEALAAALKSLRALAPRRLLCLFGCGGNRDRGKRPLMGQVASALADALYLTSDNPRFEDPQTIVREILRGVNGTRVRVILDRRQALREAIAELTAGDILLVAGKGHEDYQEIAGRRLPFSDAEEVKRIVGELS, from the coding sequence ATGAGACTTGAGGAACTTCTTTCCGGAGTGGAGGTGGCGGGGCTTTTGGGGGATCCGGCGGTGGAGATCACCGCCGTGGTGGATAATTCCCGGCGGGTGCGCCCGGGAGCCCTTTTTGTGGCCCGCCCGGGCACCCGGGAAGATGGGCACCGTTACCTCCGCCAGGCCGTGACCTCCGGGGCGGCGGCGGTGGTGCGTATGGATCGATTGGACCCGGACCTTCCCGTGCCTCAGGTTCTGGTAAAGGACTCCGTTTCCAGTTTGGCCCGCATCCTTTCCAATTTTTATGGGGCCCCGGAGAAGAGGCTGCGTTTGATAGGGGTTACCGGGACCAATGGCAAGAGTTCCGTAACCTGGATGCTGCGGGAAGCGCTGCTTCGCCTGGGTCGGCCGGCGGGCCTGATAGGGACCCTGCTTTACGACACCGGGGGCCGGGTGGAAAGGGCCCAGGAGACCACCCCGGGTCTTCCCCGCCTTTATGCTCTCCTGGCGGAGATGGTCCGTTCGGGGGTTTCGGTGGCCGTTCTGGAGGTCTCCTCTCACGCCCTGGATCAGCGAAGGGTGACCGGACTCTCCTTTGAGGGAGGTGTTTTTACCAATCTCTCCCGGGACCATCTGGATTATCATCCCCATCTTGAGGCCTATTTTCAGGCCAAGCGCCGGCTCTTTGGGGAACATCTTTCCCCGGAAGGGTTTGCCGTGGTCAATGTGGCCGATCCCTGGGGGCGCAGGCTGGCCGAGGAGCTTTCCGGGCTCCGGATTTTCAGGGTGGGAGAGGCCTTTCAGGCGGAGATCCTGAGCCGGGATCAAGGGTTGGTCCTTCGGGTGAGGGAGCCTGAGGGCGAATTTGAGCTCCAGACCCGGCTTTTCGGGGATTTTCAGCAGGAGAACCTTCTCTGTGCCTGGGCGGTGTTGCGGGGGCTGGGTTTTTCCGCCCGGGAAGCGGCGGAGGCCCTCACCGAGGCTAAGGCCCCTCCCGGAAGGCTGGAGCCGGTAGCTGAAGCCCGGGGGGCCCGCATTTTTGTGGACTATGCCCATACCCCGGAGGCCCTGGCTGCGGCCCTTAAGAGTCTGCGGGCCCTGGCCCCCCGCAGACTCCTCTGTCTTTTTGGCTGTGGAGGCAACCGGGATCGGGGAAAGCGCCCCCTTATGGGGCAGGTGGCCTCGGCCCTGGCTGATGCCCTCTATCTTACTTCGGACAATCCCCGTTTCGAGGATCCGCAGACCATCGTGCGGGAAATCCTGCGGGGGGTGAATGGCACCCGGGTGCGGGTGATTCTCGACCGCCGCCAGGCCCTGCGGGAGGCCATCGCGGAGCTTACCGCTGGCGACATTCTTTTGGTGGCCGGAAAGGGGCACGAAGACTATCAGGAGATCGCCGGAAGGCGTCTTCCCTTTTCTGATGCCGAGGAGGTGAAAAGGATTGTCGGGGAACTTTCTTGA
- the murG gene encoding undecaprenyldiphospho-muramoylpentapeptide beta-N-acetylglucosaminyltransferase: MRWVIAGGGTGGHLFPALALAEALVARGREVMILGCGRRVEALALSGVPYPVATISGEGFLGRGLWGKTRALARLLWGVLQALRILRRWSAEVVFGTGGYASVPALGAGFLLRLPLGLHEPNAVPGLANRLLGHLVQRIFVTYPDTREHFPSAKVRVSGTPVRASLLEERPREHSGPGLLVLGGSQGARTLNRLLVETAPELYRRLPDLYLLHQTGERDFGWVKEAYRKKGLPVEVRAFIRDMAWAYAQADLVVTRAGASTVAELCALGKPALYIPYPYATHRHQEANARTVVERGGGLLFQEAELSPEIFVETVGDLLLRPAKLSEMGRRARELFRPGATETIIEEMEALVHA; the protein is encoded by the coding sequence ATGCGCTGGGTGATTGCAGGAGGAGGCACCGGGGGGCATCTCTTTCCGGCCCTGGCCCTGGCCGAGGCCCTGGTGGCCCGGGGGCGGGAGGTGATGATCTTGGGCTGCGGTCGTCGGGTGGAGGCCCTGGCCCTTTCCGGGGTGCCCTATCCCGTGGCCACCATCTCCGGGGAGGGCTTTCTGGGACGGGGGCTCTGGGGAAAAACCCGGGCCCTGGCCAGGCTCCTCTGGGGGGTCCTCCAGGCCTTACGGATCCTGCGGAGGTGGTCGGCGGAGGTGGTCTTCGGCACCGGGGGCTACGCTTCTGTTCCCGCGCTGGGGGCCGGGTTTCTCCTGAGACTCCCCTTGGGGCTTCACGAACCCAACGCCGTGCCCGGGCTGGCCAATCGCCTCCTGGGACACCTGGTCCAGCGGATCTTTGTCACTTATCCCGACACCCGAGAACATTTTCCCTCCGCCAAGGTGCGGGTCTCCGGCACCCCGGTGCGGGCCTCCCTCCTTGAAGAAAGACCCCGGGAACATTCAGGACCGGGACTTCTGGTCCTCGGGGGCAGCCAGGGGGCCCGGACCCTGAACCGCCTTCTGGTGGAGACCGCCCCCGAACTCTATCGTCGGCTTCCGGACCTCTATCTCCTGCATCAGACCGGAGAGAGGGACTTTGGTTGGGTCAAGGAGGCCTACCGGAAAAAGGGCCTTCCCGTGGAGGTGCGGGCTTTTATTCGGGACATGGCCTGGGCTTACGCTCAGGCCGATCTGGTGGTCACCCGGGCCGGGGCCTCTACGGTGGCCGAACTCTGTGCCTTGGGGAAACCGGCCCTTTATATCCCCTATCCCTACGCCACTCACCGCCACCAGGAGGCCAATGCCCGGACGGTGGTGGAACGTGGGGGAGGGCTCCTCTTTCAGGAGGCTGAACTTTCTCCGGAGATCTTTGTGGAGACGGTGGGGGATCTTCTCCTGCGGCCCGCAAAGCTTTCGGAGATGGGCCGCCGGGCCCGGGAACTTTTCCGCCCCGGGGCCACGGAGACCATCATCGAAGAGATGGAGGCCTTGGTCCATGCTTGA
- the murC gene encoding UDP-N-acetylmuramate--L-alanine ligase, which produces MLEGRVFHFMGIGGVGMSGLARLLAALGARVTGCDLRVSETTRSLEREGIPVWQGHDPAHLEGTEILVYSSAIRPDHPEIQAARRQGLKVWPRAEMLAEIMGWYPRSIAVAGAHGKTTTSSMIAEMLAVAGLEPTVIIGGRVNCFGSNARLGRGEYLVAETDESDGSFLYLQPYLAVITNVDREHLDFYADFRAVKRAFVKFARRVSPEGALVVCGDDPGVRTILPELSGRLVTYGFSEGAEVRGEILAEAPLPRVRVWWRGQALGEFSLRVPGRHNAENALAAVAVGLTLGLPSAVILSALSGFSGVGRRLEFKGEVLGAFIYDDYAHHPREIAATLAAIRALHPERRLLAVFQPHRYSRTRALWQEFVRVLAEPEVLFLTEIYPAAESPLPGVSGEKFFQAVRRVRGGKPTLFAPDLETLRAQVEFFLSPGDLLLTLGAGDVYQLGEALVRQISPSRKEKVVG; this is translated from the coding sequence ATGCTTGAGGGACGTGTCTTTCATTTCATGGGTATCGGTGGGGTAGGCATGAGCGGGCTGGCCCGGCTCCTTGCGGCCCTCGGGGCCCGGGTCACAGGCTGTGATCTGCGGGTCTCGGAGACCACCCGCTCCCTCGAGCGGGAGGGGATTCCGGTGTGGCAGGGGCACGATCCGGCCCATCTGGAAGGGACGGAGATCCTGGTCTATTCCTCGGCCATAAGGCCGGATCATCCGGAGATTCAGGCGGCCCGCAGGCAGGGGCTCAAGGTCTGGCCGCGGGCGGAGATGCTGGCGGAGATCATGGGCTGGTACCCCCGGAGTATTGCCGTGGCCGGGGCCCACGGCAAAACCACCACCTCTTCGATGATTGCGGAGATGCTGGCCGTGGCCGGGCTGGAGCCCACGGTAATTATTGGCGGGCGGGTCAATTGCTTTGGTTCCAACGCCCGGCTCGGCCGAGGGGAATATCTGGTGGCCGAGACCGACGAAAGCGACGGCTCCTTTCTCTATCTTCAACCCTATCTTGCGGTTATCACCAATGTGGATCGGGAGCACCTGGATTTTTACGCCGACTTCCGGGCGGTGAAGCGGGCCTTTGTGAAGTTCGCCCGCCGGGTCTCTCCGGAGGGGGCCCTGGTGGTCTGTGGGGACGATCCCGGGGTAAGGACCATTCTGCCCGAGCTTTCCGGGCGCTTGGTGACCTACGGCTTTTCCGAGGGGGCCGAGGTGCGGGGGGAGATCCTGGCGGAGGCCCCGCTTCCGCGGGTGCGGGTCTGGTGGAGGGGCCAGGCCCTGGGGGAGTTCTCCCTCCGGGTTCCGGGCCGACACAATGCGGAAAACGCCCTGGCCGCGGTGGCCGTAGGGCTTACGCTGGGGCTCCCGAGTGCGGTCATTCTTTCCGCCCTTTCGGGCTTTTCCGGGGTGGGCCGGAGGTTAGAGTTTAAGGGAGAGGTCCTCGGGGCCTTTATTTACGACGACTATGCCCACCATCCCCGGGAAATTGCGGCCACTTTGGCGGCGATAAGGGCCCTTCACCCGGAAAGGCGACTGCTGGCCGTATTCCAGCCCCATCGTTACAGCCGCACCCGGGCCCTCTGGCAGGAATTTGTCCGGGTTCTGGCCGAGCCGGAGGTGCTCTTTCTTACGGAAATCTATCCCGCGGCCGAAAGCCCCCTCCCCGGGGTCTCGGGAGAGAAATTCTTTCAGGCGGTCCGGAGGGTGCGGGGAGGAAAACCCACCCTTTTTGCCCCGGATCTCGAGACCCTTCGGGCCCAGGTGGAATTCTTTCTCTCTCCCGGGGATCTGCTCCTTACCCTGGGGGCTGGGGATGTCTATCAGTTGGGGGAAGCCTTGGTCCGCCAAATTAGTCCTTCCCGAAAGGAAAAAGTGGTGGGATGA
- the mraY gene encoding phospho-N-acetylmuramoyl-pentapeptide-transferase — translation MFYHLLYPLHDWFSVFNVFRYITFRTFYATLTAGLLVYFFMPSFIAYMKGRRLGQVIREEGPERHQVKAGTPTMGGAVVIGAVVLSTLLWANLANPYVWLALGVLVSFGALGLVDDWLKLSRGKNLGLRAREKLFFQALFTLAFWGVLFHGLHFDDRLTFPFFKELRPQLGFLYLPFLYLVVVGTSNAMNLTDGLDGLAIVPFMVVVGVYGLLAYLAGHVKFAHYLQIPYVPGVGELAVFCGALVGGGMGFLWYNAHPAEVFMGDVGSLGLGAAVGAVAVMVKQEILLVIAGGVFVAEALSVILQVGYFRLTGGRRIFRMAPLHHHFELSGWPENKVVVRFWIFSVICGILALSTLKLR, via the coding sequence GTGTTTTATCACCTGCTCTATCCTTTACACGACTGGTTTTCGGTCTTTAATGTCTTCCGCTACATCACCTTCCGCACCTTTTACGCTACCCTTACCGCGGGACTTCTGGTCTACTTTTTCATGCCTTCTTTTATTGCCTATATGAAGGGCCGGCGCCTGGGACAGGTCATCCGGGAGGAGGGGCCGGAAAGACACCAGGTGAAGGCCGGCACCCCCACCATGGGCGGGGCGGTGGTCATCGGGGCGGTGGTGCTCTCCACCCTCCTGTGGGCTAATCTGGCCAACCCTTATGTGTGGCTGGCCCTCGGGGTCCTGGTCTCCTTCGGGGCCCTGGGCCTGGTGGACGATTGGCTCAAACTTTCTCGAGGAAAGAATCTGGGCCTTCGGGCCCGGGAAAAGCTTTTCTTTCAGGCCCTCTTTACCCTGGCCTTCTGGGGGGTGCTCTTTCACGGGCTCCATTTTGACGACCGCCTTACTTTTCCCTTTTTCAAGGAGTTGCGTCCGCAACTGGGGTTTCTCTATCTGCCCTTCCTCTATCTGGTGGTGGTGGGGACCTCCAATGCTATGAATCTTACCGATGGGCTTGATGGGCTGGCCATTGTACCCTTCATGGTGGTGGTCGGGGTCTACGGGCTTCTGGCCTATCTGGCCGGACACGTAAAGTTCGCCCACTATTTACAGATTCCCTATGTGCCGGGGGTGGGGGAACTGGCGGTCTTTTGCGGGGCTCTGGTAGGGGGCGGGATGGGCTTTCTCTGGTACAACGCCCATCCGGCCGAGGTCTTTATGGGGGATGTGGGTTCTCTGGGGCTCGGGGCCGCGGTAGGGGCGGTGGCGGTGATGGTCAAGCAGGAGATCCTTCTGGTGATTGCCGGGGGGGTCTTTGTGGCCGAGGCCCTCTCGGTCATCCTGCAGGTGGGCTATTTCCGGCTTACCGGGGGGCGCCGGATCTTCCGCATGGCCCCCCTTCACCATCACTTTGAGCTTAGCGGCTGGCCGGAAAATAAGGTGGTGGTAAGGTTCTGGATCTTTTCCGTGATCTGCGGGATCCTGGCCCTTTCCACCCTGAAATTGAGGTGA
- the ftsA gene encoding cell division protein FtsA has translation MSTRRLIGALDVGTSKICFLLGEKKDSTLAALGLGMVPAQGLRKGLIVNIEEAARGIREARREAEAQAYEEVSGVITGVAGSHIESQLSTGVIALKEGEVREEEVERVLEAARAVTLPPDRIILHVLPQEYSVDHQTGILQPLGMTGVRLEVKALLVKASGSAVQNLVKTIETAGLSVFGVVLQVLASAEAVLTEEEKELGVALIDFGGGTTDLAVFLEGSLRYTSSIPVGGDLLTTDLTVGLRTPRREAEILKEKYGVCLPELVSPDEEIEVPSLGDRAPRRLSRRVLAEILEPRVQELLEIINTNLEHSGYKRRLSSGVVFTGGSSLLSGLPELAEQILELPVRVGYPARLSGLSEEVNHPRLATAVGLFLYAARYLDLPPEEPSEEAGLLRRLKKFLGLGG, from the coding sequence ATGAGCACCCGGCGCCTTATCGGAGCCCTGGATGTGGGAACCAGCAAGATCTGTTTTCTCCTGGGAGAGAAGAAGGATTCCACGCTTGCGGCCCTGGGGTTGGGGATGGTTCCCGCCCAAGGTTTGCGCAAGGGGCTTATCGTGAACATCGAAGAGGCCGCCCGGGGGATTCGCGAGGCCCGGCGCGAGGCCGAGGCCCAGGCCTACGAGGAGGTCTCCGGGGTGATCACCGGGGTGGCGGGCTCCCACATCGAAAGCCAGCTCAGCACCGGGGTGATTGCCCTTAAGGAGGGCGAGGTGCGGGAAGAAGAGGTGGAGCGGGTGCTGGAGGCCGCTCGGGCGGTGACCCTCCCCCCGGACCGGATCATCCTCCACGTCCTTCCCCAGGAATACAGTGTGGATCATCAGACCGGGATCCTTCAGCCCTTGGGGATGACCGGGGTACGGCTTGAGGTCAAGGCCCTTCTGGTCAAGGCCTCGGGGTCGGCGGTGCAGAACCTGGTCAAGACCATCGAGACCGCAGGGCTTTCCGTTTTCGGGGTGGTGCTTCAGGTGTTGGCCTCCGCGGAGGCGGTGCTCACCGAGGAGGAAAAGGAATTGGGGGTGGCCCTTATCGACTTCGGGGGCGGGACTACGGATCTAGCAGTCTTTCTGGAAGGGTCCCTGCGCTACACCTCCTCCATCCCGGTGGGCGGAGACCTTCTCACTACGGATCTCACCGTGGGTCTGCGGACCCCTCGTCGGGAGGCCGAAATCCTTAAAGAAAAATATGGGGTCTGTCTTCCGGAGCTGGTCTCTCCGGACGAGGAGATAGAGGTCCCCTCTCTTGGGGATCGGGCCCCGCGGCGGCTTTCCCGCAGGGTGCTGGCCGAGATTTTGGAGCCCCGGGTCCAGGAACTCCTGGAAATCATCAATACCAACCTGGAACATTCGGGCTACAAGCGTCGGCTATCTTCGGGCGTAGTGTTTACCGGGGGCTCTTCGCTCCTTTCCGGCCTTCCGGAGCTGGCGGAGCAGATCCTGGAGCTTCCGGTGCGGGTAGGCTATCCCGCGAGGCTTTCCGGCCTTTCCGAGGAGGTCAATCATCCCCGGCTGGCCACTGCCGTGGGGCTTTTTCTTTATGCCGCTCGCTATCTAGACCTTCCCCCGGAGGAGCCCTCGGAGGAGGCGGGGCTTCTCCGGAGACTCAAAAAATTCCTGGGATTAGGGGGGTAG
- a CDS encoding cell division protein FtsQ/DivIB — protein MLILALISVGLSGVGLWRLLPHLSVFRLETVRIEGLKRLSEAEVRALLPAAPGENLFVLDLEALRRTLEAHPWVARAQVSRDLPHTLVVRIREERPVALTKIKEKLYYLNEKGEAFAEAPNEALFHYPVVSYASSELLQKEASFFRLLSWLDRTDRYLPCYESLSQIYLAPDRILVYTREGLKIRFEPGDFSSLKEAYRRLDRVMSYLYDERLLHRARLVRLDYPEGRALVAYREGK, from the coding sequence ATGTTGATCCTGGCCCTTATTTCGGTGGGGCTTTCCGGGGTAGGGCTCTGGCGGCTTCTTCCCCATCTTTCCGTCTTCCGGCTGGAGACGGTGCGTATAGAAGGCCTCAAGCGTCTTTCCGAGGCCGAAGTGCGAGCCCTCCTTCCGGCTGCCCCGGGGGAGAATCTCTTTGTCCTCGATCTTGAGGCCCTGCGGCGGACCCTCGAGGCCCACCCCTGGGTGGCCCGGGCCCAGGTCTCTCGGGATCTTCCGCACACCCTGGTGGTGAGGATCCGAGAGGAAAGGCCCGTGGCCCTTACGAAGATCAAGGAAAAGCTTTATTACCTCAACGAAAAGGGGGAGGCCTTTGCCGAGGCCCCCAACGAGGCCCTCTTTCACTATCCGGTGGTAAGTTACGCCTCTTCGGAGCTTCTCCAGAAAGAGGCCTCCTTTTTCCGGCTCCTTTCCTGGTTGGACCGCACCGACCGCTACCTTCCCTGTTACGAGAGTCTCTCTCAAATCTATCTCGCCCCGGACCGCATCCTGGTCTACACCCGTGAGGGGCTCAAGATTCGTTTTGAGCCCGGGGATTTTTCCTCGCTCAAGGAGGCCTACCGCAGGCTCGATCGGGTGATGAGCTATCTCTACGACGAAAGACTTCTGCACCGGGCCCGTCTGGTGCGCCTGGATTATCCCGAGGGGCGGGCCCTGGTGGCCTATCGGGAGGGAAAATGA
- the murD gene encoding UDP-N-acetylmuramoyl-L-alanine--D-glutamate ligase, with protein MDLRGARVVIVGFGRSGRAAARLAAVLGAEVVVSENRRAEDLPPGDYYALLERGVRFETGGHRAETLLSADLVVVSPGVPPAVYESAQKKGLPVWGELEFAFRALRRRPPLVAVTGTNGKTTTTAMVADILRLSGFKVFAGGNYGIPLAEYVLSGEPAERLVLEVSSFQLETVEAFAPQAAAILNLTPDHLERYGDLGAYARAKARVFQNLPGEGVGLLPHPGLSGAGGELLLRECPDFRGSLLFFGDFPGLPVEVGERDFRLRIFGEEEVYSFAGFRLLGRHNRLNFAVAAALARTVGASPEAVQKAVRSFVGFPHRLEFVGSFGGVYFVNDSKATNVDATRVALESLSEPIVLILGGLHKGASYRPLYELIRRKVRLLILMGASRGVMAEELSGATEMRLAEGLAEALALALQEARPGDTVLLSPAAASFDQFESYEERGEVFRDLVLAYAPKVLAREEPSPEVYH; from the coding sequence GTGGATCTGAGGGGAGCCAGAGTGGTCATTGTCGGTTTTGGGCGCTCCGGGCGGGCGGCCGCCCGCCTGGCCGCGGTCCTGGGGGCCGAAGTGGTGGTCTCCGAAAATCGCCGGGCCGAAGATCTCCCTCCGGGAGACTATTACGCCCTCCTGGAGCGAGGGGTGCGCTTTGAGACCGGAGGACATCGGGCCGAGACTCTGCTTTCTGCAGACCTGGTGGTGGTCAGTCCGGGGGTCCCCCCTGCGGTTTATGAATCCGCGCAAAAGAAAGGCCTTCCCGTTTGGGGGGAGCTGGAGTTTGCCTTTCGGGCCCTGCGCCGGAGGCCCCCCCTTGTGGCCGTCACCGGAACCAACGGGAAGACCACCACTACGGCCATGGTGGCCGATATCCTGCGTCTTTCGGGCTTTAAGGTCTTTGCCGGGGGCAATTACGGTATCCCCCTGGCGGAATATGTCCTGTCCGGAGAGCCTGCGGAACGCCTGGTGCTTGAGGTCTCGAGCTTTCAGTTGGAGACCGTGGAGGCCTTTGCCCCTCAGGCCGCGGCCATCCTGAATCTTACCCCGGATCACCTGGAACGCTATGGAGATCTTGGGGCCTACGCCCGAGCCAAGGCTCGGGTTTTCCAGAATCTTCCCGGGGAGGGTGTGGGTCTTCTGCCCCATCCCGGCCTTTCCGGGGCCGGGGGAGAGCTGCTCCTCCGGGAGTGTCCGGACTTCCGGGGGAGCCTCCTTTTTTTCGGAGATTTTCCGGGGCTGCCCGTGGAGGTGGGCGAGCGGGACTTTCGGCTACGGATCTTCGGGGAGGAAGAAGTTTACAGCTTTGCGGGTTTTCGTCTGCTAGGGCGCCATAATCGTCTGAATTTTGCCGTGGCCGCAGCCCTGGCGCGGACCGTGGGGGCCTCCCCGGAGGCCGTGCAAAAGGCCGTGCGCTCTTTTGTGGGTTTCCCGCACCGGCTGGAGTTTGTGGGCTCTTTCGGGGGGGTCTATTTCGTGAACGATTCCAAGGCCACCAATGTGGACGCTACCCGGGTGGCCCTGGAGAGCCTCTCGGAGCCCATCGTCCTTATCCTGGGAGGGCTCCACAAGGGGGCCTCCTACCGGCCCCTTTACGAGCTTATACGACGCAAGGTGCGGCTTCTCATTCTCATGGGGGCCTCTCGGGGGGTGATGGCCGAGGAACTTTCCGGGGCTACGGAGATGCGGCTGGCCGAGGGGCTGGCCGAGGCCCTGGCCCTGGCCCTGCAGGAGGCCCGTCCCGGAGACACGGTCCTTCTCTCTCCGGCGGCGGCCAGCTTTGACCAGTTTGAAAGTTATGAAGAGCGGGGCGAGGTCTTTCGGGACCTGGTCCTGGCCTACGCCCCCAAGGTCCTGGCCCGGGAGGAACCCTCACCGGAGGTCTATCACTGA
- a CDS encoding UDP-N-acetylmuramoyl-tripeptide--D-alanyl-D-alanine ligase: MSGNFLDTEEVIRATQGTLVGGDMGIVFSGVSTDTRTLRPGELFVALKGPRYDGHDFWREALKRGAKGLLLSRLPREMRLEEVPKTVSVILVRDTLQALGDLARAFKRRRGFWALAISGSCGKTTTKEMCAAVLSRRYPVFRNPGNYNNLVGLPLSVLSVPEEVRFGVFELGISLPGEMARLVEILEPEAALLTNVRPAHLEGLGSMEGVLSEKFQLYQRLPAGARLIVNRDEEEIFRRAQDLPHERITYGLHMEAEVRAEDVRISPEGTEFALLVEGRRLGEGRLRFLGEHFVRNALAAVAAGLLYGVPPEEALSALSELSPLPGRLFPLSTGRYFLLDDSYNANPGSVYEALRVFWEIGQRFRERVAILGDMRELGPEAEAFHESVGRLAGRLCHRVLAVGEMAPVVAREAERMGARGRAYPSVEELLSDLEIPEGAAVLVKGSRAVGLERVVQKLKEEP; this comes from the coding sequence TTGTCGGGGAACTTTCTTGATACCGAAGAGGTGATCCGGGCCACCCAGGGGACCCTGGTAGGGGGGGACATGGGGATCGTCTTTTCCGGGGTCTCCACCGACACCCGCACCCTGCGCCCCGGAGAGCTTTTTGTGGCCCTCAAGGGGCCGCGTTATGACGGACACGACTTTTGGCGGGAGGCCCTTAAACGGGGGGCCAAAGGGCTTCTTCTTTCAAGGCTTCCCCGGGAGATGCGCCTTGAGGAGGTCCCCAAGACGGTCTCGGTGATCCTGGTGCGGGACACCCTGCAGGCCCTGGGAGATCTGGCCCGGGCCTTTAAGCGCCGTCGGGGGTTCTGGGCCTTGGCCATAAGTGGTTCCTGCGGGAAGACCACCACCAAGGAGATGTGCGCCGCGGTGCTCTCCCGGCGCTACCCGGTTTTCCGCAATCCCGGAAACTATAACAACCTGGTGGGCCTACCCCTTTCCGTGCTTTCCGTGCCGGAGGAGGTGCGCTTCGGAGTCTTTGAGCTGGGCATAAGCCTTCCGGGGGAGATGGCCCGGCTGGTGGAGATCCTGGAGCCGGAGGCCGCCCTTCTCACCAACGTGCGTCCGGCCCATCTGGAGGGTCTGGGCTCTATGGAGGGCGTACTTTCCGAAAAATTCCAGCTTTATCAAAGGCTTCCGGCCGGAGCCCGGCTGATCGTAAACCGCGACGAGGAGGAGATCTTTCGTCGGGCCCAGGACCTTCCCCATGAAAGGATTACTTATGGACTTCATATGGAGGCCGAGGTGCGGGCCGAGGATGTGCGGATCAGCCCGGAGGGAACGGAATTTGCCCTCTTAGTAGAGGGGCGCCGGCTGGGGGAGGGGCGTCTTCGTTTCCTAGGGGAGCATTTTGTGCGCAATGCCCTGGCCGCGGTGGCCGCAGGGCTTCTCTATGGGGTGCCCCCGGAAGAGGCCCTTTCGGCGCTTTCCGAGCTTTCTCCCCTTCCGGGTCGCCTCTTTCCCCTCTCCACCGGGCGCTATTTTCTCCTTGACGACTCTTACAACGCCAACCCGGGCTCGGTCTACGAGGCCCTGCGGGTCTTCTGGGAGATCGGACAGAGGTTTCGGGAACGGGTGGCCATCCTGGGAGACATGCGGGAGCTCGGGCCGGAGGCCGAGGCCTTCCATGAGAGTGTGGGGCGTCTGGCCGGAAGACTCTGTCACCGGGTGCTGGCCGTAGGAGAGATGGCCCCGGTGGTGGCCCGGGAGGCGGAGAGGATGGGGGCCCGGGGGCGAGCCTATCCCTCGGTGGAGGAGCTCCTTTCCGATCTGGAGATTCCCGAAGGGGCGGCCGTGCTCGTCAAAGGCTCCCGGGCGGTGGGCCTGGAACGGGTAGTGCAGAAACTCAAGGAGGAGCCTTAG